A single genomic interval of Solimonas sp. K1W22B-7 harbors:
- the rplW gene encoding 50S ribosomal protein L23 produces the protein MNVERMHQIILAPVISEKATRVAEKRNQAVFKVLRDAEKSEIREAVEKLFNVKVTGVQTLVMKGKNKRFGQFNGRRSDWKKAYVTLAEGQQIDFVGSNAAA, from the coding sequence ATGAACGTCGAGCGCATGCATCAGATCATCCTCGCGCCGGTGATCTCCGAGAAGGCGACCCGCGTCGCCGAGAAGCGCAACCAGGCCGTCTTCAAGGTCCTCCGCGATGCCGAGAAGTCGGAAATCCGCGAAGCGGTCGAGAAGCTGTTCAATGTCAAGGTGACGGGCGTGCAGACGCTGGTCATGAAGGGCAAGAACAAGCGCTTTGGTCAGTTCAACGGTCGCCGTTCGGACTGGAAGAAAGCCTACGTCACGCTCGCCGAGGGTCAGCAGATTGACTTCGTCGGCAGCAACGCCGCCGCTTAA
- the rplD gene encoding 50S ribosomal protein L4, with the protein MDIELHNSATKISVSDAVFGAEYNEGLIHQVVTAYMAAGRAGTKGQLAKGEVSGGGKKPWKQKGSGRARAGSIRSPLWRGGGRTFAASPRDHSQKVNRKMYRGALRSIIAELARQGHLVIAETFTVDAIKTQGLVKQLEQLGTQDILIVTGELDKNLFLSSRNLHKVAVCDVEALNPVALLQHQKVLMTADAVKKLEAWLQ; encoded by the coding sequence ATGGATATTGAACTGCATAATAGCGCCACCAAAATCTCTGTTTCGGACGCCGTCTTCGGCGCCGAATACAACGAAGGCCTGATCCACCAGGTCGTGACTGCCTACATGGCAGCCGGCCGCGCGGGCACCAAAGGTCAGCTCGCCAAGGGTGAAGTCTCCGGCGGCGGCAAGAAGCCCTGGAAGCAGAAGGGCTCGGGCCGCGCCCGTGCCGGCTCGATCCGCTCGCCCCTGTGGCGTGGCGGCGGTCGCACCTTCGCGGCTTCGCCCCGTGATCACTCGCAGAAGGTCAACCGCAAGATGTATCGCGGCGCCCTGCGCTCGATCATTGCCGAGCTGGCCCGCCAGGGTCACCTGGTGATTGCCGAGACCTTCACGGTCGACGCGATCAAGACCCAGGGTCTGGTCAAGCAGCTCGAGCAGCTGGGCACTCAGGACATCCTGATCGTGACCGGCGAGCTGGACAAGAACCTGTTCCTTTCCTCGCGCAACCTGCACAAAGTGGCGGTCTGCGACGTCGAAGCCCTCAACCCCGTCGCGCTGCTGCAGCACCAGAAGGTGCTGATGACTGCCGACGCCGTGAAGAAGCTGGAGGCTTGGCTGCAATGA
- the rplC gene encoding 50S ribosomal protein L3 produces the protein MSIAIVGRKAGMTRVFTPEGASIPVTVIECTPNRVTQVKTVEVDGYRAVQVAVGEQKASRVNKALTGIYKKAGVAPGRGLWEIRLDDGEGADFQMGSEIKVNVFDGVKAVDVTGTSIGKGFAGVIKRHGFGGGRATHGNSLSHRSPGSIGQRQSPGRVFKGKKMAGHMGNDRVTALNLDLVKIDLERNLLLVKGAVPGAANGDVIVRPTVKA, from the coding sequence ATGTCGATTGCAATCGTAGGACGTAAGGCGGGCATGACCCGTGTGTTCACCCCGGAAGGCGCGTCCATCCCGGTGACGGTGATCGAGTGCACGCCCAACCGCGTGACTCAGGTCAAGACCGTGGAGGTCGACGGCTACCGTGCCGTGCAGGTCGCCGTGGGCGAGCAGAAGGCCAGCCGCGTGAACAAGGCGCTGACCGGCATCTACAAGAAGGCCGGTGTTGCTCCGGGTCGTGGTCTCTGGGAAATTCGTCTGGACGACGGCGAAGGCGCCGATTTCCAGATGGGGTCTGAAATCAAGGTGAACGTGTTCGACGGCGTCAAGGCCGTCGATGTCACGGGCACCAGCATCGGCAAGGGTTTTGCCGGTGTCATCAAGCGCCACGGCTTCGGCGGTGGTCGCGCAACGCACGGTAACTCGCTCTCCCACCGCTCGCCGGGTTCTATCGGCCAGCGTCAGAGTCCGGGCCGTGTGTTCAAAGGCAAGAAGATGGCTGGCCACATGGGTAACGACCGTGTGACGGCTCTCAACCTGGATCTGGTGAAGATCGATTTGGAACGCAACCTCCTGCTGGTCAAGGGGGCTGTGCCGGGCGCTGCGAATGGCGATGTCATCGTGCGCCCCACGGTGAAGGCATAA
- the rpsJ gene encoding 30S ribosomal protein S10 has protein sequence MAATSQSIRIRLKAFDHRLIDKSAREIVETAKRTGAVVRGPIPLPTRKERFTVLASPHVDKSARDQYEIRTHKRLMQIIDPTEKTVDALSKLDLPAGVEVQISLN, from the coding sequence ATGGCCGCGACCAGCCAATCTATTCGCATCCGGCTCAAGGCTTTCGATCACCGCCTGATCGACAAGTCTGCGCGCGAGATCGTCGAAACGGCGAAGCGCACCGGCGCCGTCGTTCGCGGGCCCATCCCGCTGCCGACCCGCAAGGAACGCTTCACCGTCCTCGCCTCGCCGCACGTCGACAAGAGTGCGCGTGACCAGTACGAAATCCGCACGCACAAGCGGCTCATGCAGATCATCGACCCCACGGAAAAGACCGTGGACGCACTGTCGAAGCTCGACCTGCCCGCGGGCGTCGAAGTCCAGATCTCGCTGAACTAA
- the tuf gene encoding elongation factor Tu — MAKEKFERKKPHVNVGTIGHVDHGKTTTTAALTKVSADKFGGLYVPYDQVAKASESQGRRDATKILTIATSHVEYETANRHYAHVDCPGHADYVKNMITGAAQMDGAILVVSATDGPMPQTREHVLLAKQVNVPKIVVWLNKCDLVDDAELLDLVEMEVRDLLSKYGFDGDNTPVIRGAAVKAIQGDAEWVAKLQELYDALDTWIPEPPRETDKPFLLPVEDVFSISGRGTVVTGRIERGIVKVGEEVEIVGIRDTQKTIVTGVEMFRKLLDQGQAGDNVGLLLRGTKKEDVERGQVLCKPGTIKPHAKFNGEVYVLTKEEGGRHTPFFKGYRPQFYFRTTDVTGSITFEQEMVMPGDNVQMLVELINPIAMEEGVRFAIREGGRTVGAGVVTKILA, encoded by the coding sequence ATGGCAAAGGAAAAATTCGAGCGCAAGAAGCCGCACGTGAACGTGGGCACGATTGGTCACGTTGACCATGGCAAGACCACGACGACGGCTGCGCTGACGAAGGTGTCTGCGGACAAGTTCGGTGGCCTGTACGTGCCTTACGACCAGGTGGCCAAGGCCTCCGAGAGCCAGGGCCGTCGCGACGCGACCAAGATCCTGACGATCGCCACCAGCCACGTCGAGTACGAAACCGCCAACCGCCACTACGCGCACGTTGACTGCCCGGGTCACGCGGACTACGTCAAGAACATGATCACCGGTGCCGCGCAGATGGACGGCGCGATCCTGGTCGTGTCGGCGACCGACGGCCCGATGCCGCAGACCCGCGAGCACGTGCTGCTGGCCAAGCAGGTCAACGTTCCGAAGATCGTGGTCTGGCTGAACAAGTGCGACCTGGTCGACGACGCCGAACTGCTCGACCTGGTCGAGATGGAAGTGCGCGACCTGCTGAGCAAGTACGGTTTCGACGGCGACAACACCCCGGTGATCCGCGGTGCTGCCGTCAAGGCCATCCAGGGCGACGCCGAGTGGGTAGCCAAGCTCCAGGAGCTGTATGACGCCCTGGACACCTGGATCCCGGAGCCGCCGCGCGAGACCGACAAGCCGTTCCTGCTGCCGGTGGAAGACGTGTTCTCCATCTCTGGCCGCGGCACCGTGGTGACCGGCCGTATCGAGCGTGGCATCGTCAAGGTTGGCGAAGAAGTCGAGATCGTCGGCATCCGCGACACCCAGAAGACCATCGTCACGGGCGTCGAGATGTTCCGCAAGCTGCTGGACCAGGGCCAGGCGGGCGACAACGTCGGCCTGCTGCTGCGCGGCACCAAGAAGGAAGACGTCGAGCGCGGCCAGGTGCTGTGCAAGCCGGGCACGATCAAGCCTCACGCCAAGTTCAATGGCGAGGTTTACGTGCTGACCAAGGAAGAGGGCGGCCGTCACACGCCGTTCTTCAAGGGTTACCGTCCGCAGTTCTACTTCCGCACCACCGACGTGACCGGTTCGATCACGTTCGAGCAGGAAATGGTGATGCCGGGCGACAACGTGCAGATGCTGGTTGAGCTGATCAACCCGATCGCCATGGAAGAGGGTGTTCGTTTCGCCATTCGCGAGGGCGGTCGTACCGTCGGCGCCGGCGTCGTGACGAAGATTCTCGCGTAA